A part of Streptococcus porcinus genomic DNA contains:
- a CDS encoding GlsB/YeaQ/YmgE family stress response membrane protein, producing MIGSLIVGAIIGMIAGKITEKGGQMGCLANIVAGLAGSYVGQRLFGNWGPHLAGMALFPSIIGAAIIVVLVSYLIGKK from the coding sequence ATGATTGGATCTTTAATCGTCGGCGCTATCATCGGGATGATTGCCGGTAAAATTACAGAAAAAGGCGGACAAATGGGTTGTTTAGCCAACATAGTAGCGGGCCTTGCAGGTTCATATGTGGGACAACGTCTTTTTGGAAACTGGGGCCCTCATTTGGCAGGTATGGCACTTTTTCCCTCTATTATCGGTGCAGCTATCATTGTTGTATTAGTATCTTACCTAATAGGTA